One window of Schistocerca cancellata isolate TAMUIC-IGC-003103 chromosome 9, iqSchCanc2.1, whole genome shotgun sequence genomic DNA carries:
- the LOC126101256 gene encoding homeobox protein DBX1-like: MRGVGGVCNVKIWFQNRRMKWRNSKERELLASGGSREQTLPNKNNPHPDLSDAEADRPRLDLSPPPPPPQQQQQQQQQQPGASRPLPDEELTPPEDDDDDEEINVT, encoded by the exons ATGAGGGGAGTAGGAGGTGTATGCAAT GTGAAGATCTGGTTCCAGAACCGGCGCATGAAGTGGCGCAACTCCAAGGAGCGCGAGCTGCTGGCGAGCGGAGGCTCCCGCGAGCAGACGCTGCCCAACAAGAACAACCCGCACCCCGACCTCAGCGACGCCGAGGCCGACCGCCCCCGCCTCGACctgtcgccgcccccgccgcccccgcagcagcagcagcagcagcagcagcagcagccggggGCCAGCAGGCCGCTCCCGGACGAGGAACTCACGCCCCCggaagacgacgatgacgacgaggaAATCAACGTCACGTGA